In a genomic window of bacterium:
- a CDS encoding MATE family efflux transporter: MSEAKKNTNPYARDLTQGNIVGNLLRLSVPIMIANFLHTVHNLVDTFWLGKLGEKATGAVSATGIAFPVVFTLISFGAGFVIAGTALVARFEGAGKPERVKRTIGQLFLVMVSFTGIFLFFGLFFSRDILTLLKVPIEIFELALEYIRIILIGMAASFFYMFYQSVAHGEGDTVTPMVISAISVLINIALDPLMIFGIAFFPRMEVHGAALATLIAQAIGAVISIVVFLKRDAARLPSFKDIIPDWGMLKNILKIAIPASIGQSVTSFGFLILQGFVNTFGITVISTFSIGNRMTNIFMMPAMGISNALATVVGQNLGAGNIKRAEESLKKAFILIMSIMGVGSTLVFLFGAELTKFFIDSPDVIEVGIRMFKVTSIASFIFGSMFVFMGVFNGSGLSSAALRVNIGRLWLFRIPFVYILSGKALDILFLKESFLAPLLKLMAKPLAAYPYDALWWSMVASNLLATVWCYIIYKKGKWKNLKFE; this comes from the coding sequence ATGTCGGAAGCGAAAAAAAATACTAACCCTTATGCCCGTGATTTGACTCAGGGCAACATTGTCGGGAACCTCCTAAGACTGTCTGTCCCCATCATGATCGCGAATTTTTTGCACACTGTGCATAATCTCGTGGATACTTTTTGGCTTGGGAAACTCGGCGAAAAAGCTACAGGAGCAGTTTCCGCAACTGGAATAGCCTTTCCTGTTGTTTTTACCCTGATATCCTTTGGGGCTGGTTTCGTTATTGCTGGAACAGCCCTTGTTGCCCGTTTTGAGGGTGCTGGCAAACCAGAGCGTGTAAAAAGAACTATAGGGCAATTATTCCTCGTTATGGTATCGTTCACTGGAATTTTCCTTTTCTTTGGGCTTTTCTTTTCGAGAGATATTCTAACACTTCTCAAAGTTCCAATAGAGATATTCGAGCTTGCTCTTGAGTATATCAGAATAATACTCATAGGAATGGCTGCTTCGTTTTTCTATATGTTCTACCAATCCGTCGCTCACGGCGAAGGAGACACCGTCACACCGATGGTAATATCAGCTATTTCCGTTCTTATCAATATTGCTCTCGATCCACTTATGATCTTTGGTATCGCTTTCTTCCCACGCATGGAGGTTCACGGCGCGGCACTAGCTACGCTTATTGCCCAGGCTATCGGGGCAGTCATATCAATAGTGGTTTTTCTAAAACGCGATGCTGCGCGTCTTCCATCATTTAAAGATATTATTCCTGATTGGGGTATGCTTAAGAATATCCTGAAAATCGCCATTCCTGCCTCAATAGGACAATCTGTAACTAGCTTCGGATTCCTTATCCTCCAAGGCTTTGTCAATACCTTTGGAATAACGGTTATAAGCACTTTCTCTATCGGTAACCGCATGACAAACATATTCATGATGCCGGCAATGGGTATCAGCAATGCTCTCGCAACAGTTGTCGGCCAGAACCTTGGCGCAGGGAATATAAAGCGCGCAGAGGAAAGCTTAAAAAAAGCCTTTATTTTGATTATGTCAATTATGGGCGTTGGAAGCACGCTGGTTTTCCTTTTTGGTGCAGAACTAACCAAATTTTTCATCGACTCTCCAGATGTTATCGAGGTGGGCATTCGAATGTTTAAAGTCACATCCATAGCTTCGTTTATCTTTGGGTCTATGTTCGTTTTCATGGGTGTTTTCAATGGTTCGGGCTTATCGAGTGCGGCGCTTAGAGTTAATATTGGTCGGTTGTGGCTTTTTAGGATACCTTTTGTTTATATTCTTTCTGGCAAAGCGCTCGATATTCTTTTTTTAAAGGAATCTTTCCTGGCACCGCTCTTAAAACTCATGGCAAAGCCTCTCGCGGCCTATCCATACGATGCTTTATGGTGGTCGATGGTTGCCAGCAACCTTCTCGCGACAGTTTGGTGTTACATAATTTATAAAAAAGGTAAGTGGAAAAACCTCAAGTTTGAATAG